From one Peredibacter starrii genomic stretch:
- a CDS encoding cryptochrome/photolyase family protein has product MNQLCWIRRDLRLHDHAALSDALEKGETTIVFVFDPLILNKLKDTQDRRVTFIYQSLEEMEKEVQKKGSSIIIRYGDPVEEIPKLAQELKVSRVVSNRDYEPYAKDRDTKVGKRLAAMNIAFEQFKDSVFYEKREVLTNTGGIYKVFTPYKNKWIETFESHDKIISNFSCDLKKLREFKNPKSILNHNWYQDIGFIETPPLLIGGTKAGLKRLENFEGKLDGYKEDRNFPAIKGTSYLSVYIRHGNISIRDMVRMATSQSSEGARTWLSEIIWRDFYQMILDTHPYIVKEAFKREYDQIKWLGEPKHFKAWCEGETGFPIIDAAMRCFNQTGMMHNRLRMVVASFLCKTLLIDWRKGEQYFAEKLLDYDLAANNGGWQWSSSSGCDAQPYFRIFNPYSQSEKFDPKGEFIRQWVPELAHLSAKEIHQPDLNHAPDYPLPIVSYELNRQRCLTMYSVVKNAK; this is encoded by the coding sequence ATGAATCAACTCTGTTGGATAAGAAGAGACCTCCGTTTACATGATCATGCCGCCCTCTCCGATGCTTTGGAGAAAGGTGAAACCACAATTGTCTTTGTCTTCGATCCATTAATCCTGAATAAGCTCAAAGACACTCAAGATCGTCGCGTGACTTTCATTTATCAGTCATTAGAAGAAATGGAGAAAGAGGTTCAAAAGAAAGGTTCATCCATCATCATTCGCTATGGTGATCCGGTTGAAGAGATTCCAAAGCTTGCTCAAGAACTGAAAGTGTCTCGTGTGGTTTCAAATCGGGATTACGAACCCTACGCCAAAGATCGCGATACTAAAGTCGGAAAAAGACTGGCAGCGATGAATATTGCCTTCGAGCAATTTAAAGACAGTGTCTTTTATGAGAAACGCGAAGTCTTAACGAACACTGGTGGCATCTACAAAGTGTTTACTCCTTATAAGAATAAATGGATTGAAACCTTTGAGTCTCACGACAAAATCATTTCAAATTTTTCTTGTGATCTTAAAAAGCTCAGAGAATTTAAAAATCCTAAAAGTATTCTCAATCACAATTGGTACCAGGACATTGGCTTCATTGAAACACCTCCTCTATTAATTGGAGGAACGAAGGCGGGTCTCAAACGTTTAGAAAACTTTGAAGGAAAGCTTGACGGTTATAAAGAGGACCGGAATTTTCCGGCGATCAAAGGCACTTCTTATCTTTCGGTTTACATCCGTCATGGAAACATTTCTATTCGCGACATGGTTCGCATGGCGACTTCTCAGTCTTCAGAAGGTGCCCGGACCTGGTTATCGGAAATTATCTGGCGCGATTTTTATCAAATGATTCTCGATACTCATCCTTATATTGTGAAAGAGGCATTCAAACGCGAATACGATCAGATTAAGTGGTTGGGTGAACCAAAACACTTCAAGGCCTGGTGTGAAGGTGAAACTGGCTTTCCTATTATAGACGCGGCCATGCGCTGTTTTAATCAGACCGGCATGATGCATAATAGACTTCGGATGGTGGTGGCCTCATTCCTTTGCAAAACACTTTTAATTGATTGGCGCAAAGGTGAGCAGTATTTCGCGGAAAAACTTTTGGATTACGATCTCGCCGCCAACAACGGAGGCTGGCAATGGTCTTCAAGCTCTGGCTGCGATGCCCAGCCCTATTTCCGCATCTTTAACCCCTATTCTCAGAGTGAAAAGTTCGATCCCAAAGGAGAATTCATCCGTCAGTGGGTTCCAGAGCTTGCTCACCTGAGTGCCAAAGAGATCCATCAACCTGATCTAAATCATGCTCCTGATTATCCTCTTCCAATTGTAAGTTATGAACTCAATCGCCAACGTTGTTTGACTATGTATTCAGTTGTTAAAAATGCCAAATAA
- a CDS encoding mechanosensitive ion channel family protein yields the protein MRNLLPNPYLLAVGISLLSFFLVLGLKVLFSTKIGRFIGRPENKWDDIVVFTVEKTTYTFMAGMAIYFGFLALPHSKKWSHYGDRAFFIILMWQVAIWSYHLLDKWLAYAIYRRTRTNPAAASSVSLIRLFSRLLLFTALFLFTLSNLGIRVTTIIAGLGVGGIAVALALQKILGDLFSSLSIVLDKPFVVGDFVVLDQYMGEVEKIGLKTTRIRSLSGEQIIISNSDLLATRIRNYKRMHERRVVFFLNLVHDLSVDRLKEAVGIITSIIHTKNRTRFERCHFMRICPTSFDIETVFWVLSEDHNLYMDIQQEIFLEILQAFSQAGIEFASPMQTIYVSENGRPFNQQEHKSVDSIIS from the coding sequence ATGAGGAACCTCCTCCCGAATCCATATCTTCTGGCCGTGGGGATCAGTCTCCTCTCTTTTTTCCTGGTTCTAGGATTGAAGGTTTTGTTCTCAACCAAAATTGGCCGTTTCATCGGAAGGCCGGAAAATAAATGGGACGACATTGTCGTTTTCACTGTTGAGAAGACCACCTATACCTTCATGGCAGGAATGGCGATTTATTTTGGTTTTCTAGCGCTTCCTCATTCTAAAAAGTGGTCTCATTATGGAGATCGCGCATTCTTTATTATTCTCATGTGGCAAGTGGCGATTTGGTCATATCACTTGCTGGATAAATGGCTCGCCTATGCAATCTACCGCCGTACCAGAACCAATCCCGCGGCGGCGAGTTCAGTCAGTCTGATTCGCCTCTTCTCCCGCCTACTGCTTTTCACGGCCCTTTTTCTTTTTACGCTCAGTAATTTAGGAATCAGAGTTACCACTATCATCGCCGGTCTTGGGGTCGGGGGTATCGCCGTAGCACTCGCTCTCCAAAAAATTCTGGGCGATCTTTTCTCTTCACTCTCTATTGTTCTGGATAAGCCATTCGTGGTGGGCGACTTTGTCGTTCTGGATCAGTACATGGGAGAAGTTGAAAAAATCGGACTTAAAACCACTCGCATTCGTTCTCTCTCAGGAGAGCAGATCATCATTTCGAACTCTGATCTTCTGGCCACCAGGATCCGAAACTATAAACGCATGCATGAGCGCCGCGTGGTGTTCTTTCTTAATCTCGTGCATGATTTAAGCGTTGATCGCTTAAAAGAGGCAGTGGGCATCATCACCTCAATCATTCACACCAAGAACCGCACTCGTTTTGAGAGATGTCACTTTATGCGAATCTGTCCCACTTCTTTTGATATTGAAACGGTTTTTTGGGTGCTTAGCGAAGACCATAACCTCTATATGGATATCCAGCAGGAGATCTTCTTGGAGATCCTTCAAGCCTTTAGTCAGGCGGGAATTGAATTTGCCTCTCCTATGCAAACAATTTATGTGTCAGAGAACGGACGCCCCTTTAACCAGCAAGAGCATAAGTCTGTAGATTCTATAATCTCTTAG
- a CDS encoding succinate dehydrogenase cytochrome b subunit translates to MMTSAVNHYLGSSIGRKQLVAVTGLLLCGFLVGHLSGNFLLMVGPDAFNLYSHKLISLGALLWLIEAGLGLVFLVHLGLAIKLTIENKKARGVQKYAVKRNTGRGTTFMSATMPYTGLVLLVFIILHLMNLKFGAYYETTVGGVVMRDIYRTTMEYFANPVNVAWYVVAMVCAALHTAHGFASAFQSLGLNHGRYYPKIKLIGYVYAVAVGGGFAFLSVWAYLKGV, encoded by the coding sequence ATGATGACATCTGCTGTTAATCATTACCTCGGTTCTTCCATCGGTAGAAAACAGTTAGTGGCCGTTACTGGTCTACTTCTCTGCGGATTTCTTGTGGGTCACCTCTCAGGAAACTTTTTACTTATGGTCGGTCCGGATGCTTTCAACCTCTACAGTCACAAGTTGATTTCACTAGGCGCACTTCTGTGGCTTATTGAAGCTGGTCTTGGTCTGGTTTTCCTGGTTCACCTTGGTCTTGCTATCAAGCTTACTATCGAGAACAAAAAAGCTCGCGGTGTTCAAAAATACGCGGTTAAGAGAAACACTGGCCGTGGAACGACATTCATGTCGGCAACGATGCCTTACACTGGTCTAGTTCTTCTTGTGTTCATCATTCTTCACCTTATGAATCTTAAATTCGGTGCTTATTACGAAACTACTGTTGGTGGTGTTGTAATGAGAGATATCTATCGCACGACGATGGAATACTTCGCGAATCCAGTAAACGTAGCTTGGTATGTAGTAGCAATGGTATGTGCTGCTCTTCACACTGCTCACGGTTTCGCTTCTGCGTTCCAATCACTTGGACTTAACCACGGAAGATATTATCCAAAAATTAAACTTATCGGTTACGTGTATGCTGTAGCAGTTGGCGGAGGCTTTGCTTTCCTTTCTGTATGGGCGTATCTGAAGGGAGTGTAA
- a CDS encoding bifunctional alpha,alpha-trehalose-phosphate synthase (UDP-forming)/trehalose-phosphatase, protein MSRCLLVSNRLPVAFNSTLNIFTPSSGGLVSAIKGLDSSKVGFDFEWMGIMTDDVDVEKINSLRTTPVGNLPSHPIIVPKKKYDLYYNEYSNNVLWPLLHYERSMVHNSQDGWEAYKEVNQLVADAIVQEARDDDTIWVHDFQLFLVPGLVKDKRPNLKLGFFLHIPFPSSEIFRELPQRKEIISSLIRCDLVGFHDLSYLNHFRSSVQRVLGEIPSNDRMWGVYPISIDSQHFLDLRNKPETLEFIHKYKENKKEMKWILGVDRLDYIKGLLLKLQTFKEFLKRFPEERGKVQLVQIVIPSRTEVPEYQDLKQQIEQLVSSINGQYGTPAYTPIHYLYHSVSEAELSALYQLSEVLHIGSRRDGMNLVSLEYIMSQTEEEPGVVLLSEFTGAHSTLSYAVSINPWNIKDTVIKLREALHHPLSKRKEEIGAMRDFLTHYNSSDWAKVFLRDLVREPVVTDTTLTLPSDGKFKWMNDLEGKKILFFCDLDGTLAPISSYPKDVRLNGKTIELLQMISEKKNCEFVVVSGRDKEFLEEQFIDNDFEFPLAACHGAYSYSPQDKVWHNQIPGDTTKWKESVKDILELYTQRTPGSFIEDKGHGMTWHYRNSPREFADFLANKLFFELEASLTNQPVQVIRGKKVIEVKSIHANKGFFVQQWMQNQSVKPDVVVAIGDDSTDEDMFHVIQDRKDISPFCIKVGQEKTQAHYFIREQNSVNLFLQNFLNSVGN, encoded by the coding sequence ATGTCACGATGCCTTCTCGTCAGTAACCGCTTGCCCGTTGCATTTAACTCAACACTTAATATCTTTACACCTAGCTCTGGCGGCCTAGTGTCCGCTATTAAAGGTCTTGATTCATCCAAAGTTGGCTTTGATTTTGAATGGATGGGAATAATGACCGATGATGTTGATGTAGAGAAAATTAATTCACTACGAACGACACCAGTCGGTAATCTTCCGAGTCATCCTATCATCGTGCCCAAAAAAAAATATGATCTCTATTATAACGAGTACAGCAATAACGTGCTGTGGCCTCTTCTGCATTATGAACGTTCGATGGTTCATAATTCTCAGGATGGATGGGAGGCCTACAAAGAAGTGAACCAATTAGTCGCAGATGCAATTGTTCAAGAGGCCCGAGATGACGACACAATTTGGGTCCATGACTTCCAACTTTTTTTAGTTCCCGGTCTGGTGAAAGATAAAAGGCCAAACTTAAAACTGGGATTCTTCTTACATATTCCTTTTCCAAGTTCGGAAATTTTCCGTGAGCTTCCACAGCGCAAAGAAATTATTAGTTCACTCATTCGTTGTGATCTGGTGGGCTTTCATGACCTTTCTTATTTAAATCACTTTCGTAGTTCAGTTCAACGAGTGTTGGGCGAAATTCCTTCAAATGATCGCATGTGGGGCGTGTATCCTATCTCAATCGATTCGCAACACTTTTTAGATTTGAGGAACAAACCTGAGACGTTGGAGTTCATCCATAAATACAAAGAAAATAAAAAAGAAATGAAATGGATTCTTGGTGTAGATCGCTTGGATTACATCAAAGGTCTATTACTCAAGCTCCAAACTTTTAAAGAATTCCTGAAACGTTTTCCTGAAGAGCGCGGTAAAGTTCAATTGGTTCAGATCGTGATTCCTTCTCGAACAGAGGTCCCTGAATATCAGGATCTAAAACAACAAATTGAGCAACTCGTCTCCAGCATCAATGGCCAGTATGGAACTCCGGCCTACACTCCTATTCACTATCTCTATCACTCAGTTTCAGAGGCCGAATTATCGGCCCTCTATCAATTGAGTGAGGTGCTGCATATTGGAAGCCGCAGAGATGGGATGAATCTAGTGAGTCTTGAATACATTATGTCTCAGACAGAAGAAGAACCAGGAGTCGTTCTTTTAAGTGAATTCACAGGTGCTCATTCCACATTAAGTTATGCGGTCTCGATCAATCCATGGAACATCAAAGATACTGTCATTAAGTTACGTGAGGCCCTTCATCATCCTCTAAGCAAACGCAAAGAAGAGATTGGTGCCATGAGGGATTTTCTTACTCATTATAACTCATCTGATTGGGCGAAAGTATTTCTGCGAGATCTGGTAAGAGAGCCAGTCGTTACCGATACCACGCTTACACTTCCTTCAGATGGAAAATTTAAATGGATGAATGATCTCGAAGGAAAGAAAATTCTCTTCTTCTGTGATCTTGACGGAACCCTTGCCCCGATTTCTTCATATCCGAAGGATGTTCGTCTTAATGGCAAGACCATCGAACTTTTGCAGATGATTTCAGAGAAAAAGAACTGCGAATTTGTGGTGGTGAGCGGAAGAGATAAAGAATTCTTAGAAGAGCAGTTCATCGATAATGATTTTGAGTTCCCGTTGGCTGCCTGCCATGGGGCCTACTCGTATTCTCCACAAGACAAGGTCTGGCACAATCAGATCCCGGGTGACACGACAAAATGGAAAGAATCGGTAAAAGATATCCTCGAGCTTTACACTCAAAGAACGCCCGGAAGTTTTATTGAAGATAAAGGTCACGGCATGACCTGGCACTATCGAAACTCTCCGAGAGAATTTGCAGACTTCCTCGCCAATAAACTCTTTTTTGAGTTAGAGGCCTCTCTCACAAATCAACCGGTGCAAGTAATTCGCGGAAAAAAAGTTATTGAGGTTAAATCTATTCACGCCAATAAAGGTTTCTTTGTTCAGCAGTGGATGCAAAACCAATCTGTCAAACCTGATGTGGTGGTTGCAATTGGTGATGACTCAACCGATGAGGACATGTTCCATGTGATCCAGGACAGAAAGGACATCTCGCCTTTTTGTATTAAGGTGGGACAAGAGAAGACCCAGGCCCATTACTTTATTAGAGAACAAAATAGCGTAAACCTCTTTCTGCAAAATTTCCTGAATAGTGTGGGGAATTAG
- a CDS encoding Fic family protein: MKQILSFHLALVLLVTSLSGIAPAFAEAKKAAAPVSTCENGECIPKLVDKLEDLTKVYEDGCLPSEGRRPADLKSYYEENGLSEQCWRYITEINHLEAELQKHQNRLEARLGCESGDCKLPDQEDSLNSQIKELSKSQQQLSCTEPKKQAIKNQCGSDMTCALIAGAMGIGGYVAEMMVPENAKPKNCHLGDDSCTTQLATGFLKAAISFFEGAWDLLKMAGKAAGKQMGKFWDWVSGAEDHSSTAQLALARASEDPGFFDMLTNDFSGTMKKVWTGLVASLKEWLKTDVFCEKWEKVPRFSKCLKPTDSFDCISCKAMVNGLCSVTGTLVAEVIPAFLTGGLLTAAKHGANGAAKIAKLFKVSDKSLQAIKNSRAAKAAVEAGNKVDDILKLTNKAKAAKATVAASLASIKKYLLSPARKVAKSAYGVLAEAMKKGKVFLQDTGTGKIIVFGGKALKATGRAVIYPIDNPLTTLAFKSGARTFDKAFTLGAPRLAVSTAATAAITKGEKGTETLLAKLEEARVKKKDTTKLEEELLKKVEPNRRALLEKVLDDENADFSDIVRNLYPELQYGNLAKKLSADKVLAAEKELFITIEQMPDGARKAALLKRYQAHVVQGEARSKIIKDNAPTYKKIIDNSQLKQDERFKEAMKITKREVVSPEEKAKLQKALEDAHLFGEGKVFEYSWSELREKYRILTDGGFTKDEADLLIRAGLAGRPPVRELVQPGNTLFSGFAEDITKGNYLEQKDQLFKLIKEKNPDSSGNFIQKVLGYKKTPSKEITDNLEALYFIDYQHTVPELETFLDGTKQLSKGQLTTRYEKEAFENFKSARSYLLEQKPAFTTETLKEVHKHMMKGGIENIQSSQIGTFRTAEVYGNVPESYAIDASIRNELQKNPYITWIENGKTAEGKFHGRAYYPNATTISKEGLDLVRAKHPQLVVDIEKAQQPYLKAKAVAEEISKLGALERQTPKGKELQAQLDALNKEYTATQKVRQELSGKLVNAMVDDLMDWFTRERTLIGDINTPEKLDAYVDLVAKFQRDLVSIHPFANGNGRSTREFGLSYALMKEGFPPPRIIDPNADIYRSLDEWKKIVKHGILATDFLVDDMTERLKFGLTVENSTELITPFTRPPVKMDLKGASKNATKMEGVEYIDPRLYREIVKREMKADPTLSAQFESDPVGAWDKLHKKAEAIYAKNNIYYKHPKHGIERVEIGYVDDDFKQLYGKSSYDNKELFDFKMKTWYSDQITWRGLASKHAVKTEPEILQMFKELSGHNASNAVVGKLRGDGSPEAVRKAALEDFEKYNNDVFGDGLIKMAKDHSETGPMYGVSYGYSTSKNREVGKAFAMGAMVVGEYGSHRAPELQALLKSRVLVGARKAHKDVDLTRLKQVREDFSYKYGRQQEVMGIGASDPDSISIIQTINAEGGVDLTYLRNPKQPDQIWVVKGDIDPNDTPKPEQLVKTIKLER; this comes from the coding sequence ATGAAACAAATTCTTTCATTCCACCTCGCTCTTGTTCTTCTTGTCACTTCCCTATCTGGCATTGCTCCTGCGTTTGCAGAAGCCAAGAAGGCCGCTGCACCGGTATCAACATGTGAAAACGGCGAATGTATTCCAAAACTCGTTGATAAACTTGAAGACCTGACTAAAGTCTATGAAGATGGCTGTCTTCCTTCTGAAGGCAGACGTCCGGCGGATCTGAAAAGTTATTATGAGGAGAACGGTTTATCTGAGCAGTGTTGGAGATACATCACAGAGATCAATCATCTCGAAGCTGAATTACAAAAACATCAAAACCGTCTTGAAGCAAGACTTGGTTGTGAAAGTGGAGACTGTAAACTTCCTGATCAGGAAGACAGTTTAAACTCGCAAATTAAAGAACTCTCTAAATCTCAGCAACAGCTAAGCTGTACTGAACCTAAAAAACAGGCCATCAAAAATCAATGTGGCAGTGATATGACATGTGCCCTGATTGCTGGTGCCATGGGTATCGGTGGTTATGTTGCGGAGATGATGGTTCCGGAAAACGCTAAACCAAAAAACTGTCACCTCGGTGATGATAGCTGTACAACGCAACTTGCGACTGGATTTTTAAAGGCCGCCATCTCTTTCTTTGAAGGAGCTTGGGATCTTTTAAAAATGGCCGGGAAAGCAGCTGGTAAGCAGATGGGTAAATTCTGGGATTGGGTAAGCGGAGCTGAAGATCACTCTTCTACTGCTCAACTTGCTCTTGCTCGCGCTTCAGAAGATCCTGGCTTCTTCGATATGTTGACCAATGACTTCTCCGGCACCATGAAGAAAGTGTGGACCGGTCTAGTGGCCTCTCTAAAAGAGTGGCTTAAAACAGACGTCTTCTGTGAAAAGTGGGAAAAAGTTCCGCGCTTCAGTAAGTGTCTCAAACCGACTGATAGCTTTGACTGTATTTCATGTAAAGCGATGGTAAATGGTCTGTGTTCTGTTACGGGTACTCTCGTGGCAGAAGTAATTCCTGCCTTTTTAACTGGTGGTCTTCTTACTGCCGCAAAACACGGAGCTAACGGGGCCGCTAAAATCGCGAAGCTCTTTAAAGTCTCTGACAAGAGTTTACAGGCGATTAAAAATTCTCGTGCCGCCAAGGCAGCAGTAGAAGCTGGTAACAAAGTCGATGACATCTTAAAACTTACGAATAAGGCCAAGGCCGCAAAAGCAACTGTGGCCGCGTCTCTTGCTTCAATTAAAAAGTATCTTCTCTCGCCTGCTCGTAAAGTGGCGAAGAGTGCCTATGGTGTGCTTGCTGAAGCGATGAAGAAAGGAAAAGTCTTCTTACAAGACACTGGCACTGGCAAGATCATCGTCTTCGGTGGTAAGGCCCTCAAAGCAACTGGTCGCGCGGTTATTTATCCAATTGATAACCCTCTTACGACTCTCGCCTTTAAATCAGGTGCTAGAACTTTTGATAAGGCCTTCACTCTAGGTGCTCCTCGCTTGGCGGTTTCGACTGCGGCGACTGCGGCCATCACGAAGGGTGAGAAAGGCACGGAAACACTTCTTGCTAAACTTGAAGAAGCACGAGTTAAGAAGAAAGACACAACGAAACTTGAAGAAGAACTTCTAAAGAAGGTCGAACCAAATCGACGTGCTCTTCTGGAAAAAGTTCTTGATGATGAAAACGCCGATTTCTCAGATATCGTAAGAAACCTCTACCCTGAACTTCAGTATGGAAATCTCGCGAAGAAACTTTCGGCCGATAAGGTCCTTGCTGCTGAGAAAGAACTCTTCATCACCATTGAGCAAATGCCAGACGGCGCTCGTAAGGCCGCTCTCCTTAAACGTTATCAAGCTCACGTCGTACAAGGCGAAGCACGCTCTAAGATCATTAAAGACAATGCTCCTACTTATAAAAAGATCATTGATAACTCGCAATTAAAACAAGACGAACGCTTTAAAGAGGCCATGAAGATCACCAAGCGTGAAGTGGTCTCTCCTGAAGAGAAAGCAAAACTTCAGAAGGCCCTGGAAGACGCTCACCTATTTGGTGAAGGTAAGGTCTTTGAGTACAGCTGGTCTGAACTCCGCGAGAAGTACCGCATTCTGACTGATGGTGGTTTCACAAAAGATGAAGCTGATCTTCTGATCCGTGCCGGTCTTGCCGGTCGTCCACCTGTGCGTGAACTGGTTCAACCTGGTAACACACTTTTTAGTGGTTTTGCGGAAGACATCACTAAAGGAAACTATCTCGAGCAGAAGGACCAACTCTTTAAACTCATTAAAGAGAAAAATCCGGATTCTTCCGGAAACTTCATTCAAAAAGTCCTGGGTTACAAAAAGACCCCTTCTAAGGAGATCACTGATAACTTAGAGGCGCTTTATTTCATTGATTATCAGCACACAGTGCCTGAGCTGGAAACATTCCTTGATGGGACTAAACAGCTGAGCAAGGGCCAGCTCACGACTCGCTATGAAAAAGAGGCCTTTGAGAATTTCAAAAGTGCCCGTAGTTATCTATTAGAACAGAAACCGGCATTCACGACCGAAACATTGAAAGAAGTGCACAAGCACATGATGAAGGGTGGGATTGAAAACATTCAATCTTCTCAGATCGGTACTTTCAGAACGGCCGAAGTGTACGGTAACGTTCCTGAAAGTTACGCCATTGATGCGAGTATCAGAAATGAACTCCAAAAGAATCCTTACATTACTTGGATTGAAAATGGTAAGACAGCCGAAGGTAAATTCCATGGTCGTGCCTACTACCCTAATGCGACAACCATTAGTAAAGAAGGTCTTGACCTCGTTCGTGCTAAACATCCTCAACTCGTCGTTGACATTGAGAAGGCGCAACAACCTTACCTCAAAGCAAAGGCCGTTGCAGAAGAAATTAGTAAGCTTGGTGCCCTTGAAAGACAGACTCCTAAGGGAAAAGAACTACAAGCTCAGCTCGATGCTCTTAACAAAGAGTATACTGCCACTCAGAAAGTTCGTCAGGAACTAAGCGGCAAGCTTGTTAATGCCATGGTGGACGATCTGATGGATTGGTTCACTCGTGAGCGCACTCTCATTGGAGACATTAATACGCCTGAGAAACTTGATGCCTATGTAGACCTGGTGGCGAAGTTCCAACGTGACCTTGTGTCGATTCACCCATTCGCCAATGGTAACGGCCGCTCGACTCGTGAGTTCGGTCTTTCATATGCACTCATGAAAGAAGGCTTCCCGCCTCCGCGTATTATTGATCCAAATGCTGATATCTACCGCAGTCTTGATGAATGGAAGAAGATCGTGAAACACGGTATTCTTGCCACTGACTTCCTAGTCGATGATATGACGGAACGATTGAAGTTTGGTCTTACAGTTGAAAATTCAACTGAACTTATCACTCCGTTCACACGTCCTCCGGTCAAGATGGATCTGAAAGGTGCTTCTAAGAATGCCACTAAGATGGAAGGTGTTGAATACATCGATCCACGTCTTTACCGCGAGATCGTAAAACGTGAAATGAAGGCCGATCCTACTCTGAGTGCGCAGTTTGAATCTGACCCAGTTGGTGCATGGGACAAGCTTCATAAAAAAGCAGAAGCGATTTACGCTAAAAATAACATCTACTATAAACACCCTAAGCACGGCATTGAACGTGTTGAGATTGGATACGTAGATGACGACTTCAAACAGCTCTATGGTAAATCGAGTTACGATAATAAAGAGCTCTTTGATTTCAAAATGAAGACCTGGTACTCAGATCAAATCACGTGGCGAGGGCTCGCCTCTAAACATGCAGTAAAGACTGAACCTGAAATCCTTCAGATGTTTAAAGAGTTGTCGGGCCACAATGCTTCGAACGCCGTAGTTGGAAAACTTCGAGGAGATGGTTCACCTGAAGCGGTCAGAAAGGCCGCTTTGGAAGATTTTGAAAAATATAATAACGATGTCTTTGGTGACGGTCTGATTAAAATGGCAAAAGACCATTCGGAAACGGGCCCAATGTATGGAGTGAGTTACGGCTACTCTACTTCGAAGAACCGTGAAGTTGGTAAGGCCTTCGCTATGGGTGCCATGGTGGTTGGTGAATATGGATCTCACCGTGCTCCTGAACTTCAGGCCCTCCTCAAGTCTCGCGTGCTAGTTGGTGCACGTAAGGCCCATAAAGATGTGGATCTCACTCGTCTTAAACAAGTAAGAGAAGACTTTTCTTATAAATACGGACGTCAGCAAGAAGTTATGGGTATTGGAGCGAGTGATCCAGACTCGATCTCAATCATCCAAACCATTAATGCTGAAGGTGGCGTTGATCTGACTTATCTTAGAAATCCAAAACAACCGGATCAGATCTGGGTGGTTAAGGGTGATATCGATCCGAACGATACACCAAAACCTGAGCAGCTTGTAAAAACGATCAAGTTAGAGCGTTAA
- a CDS encoding HvfC family peptide modification chaperone has translation MNSLQKMFPSLTLFSDLNWEAVTEEYERDYIDLSFPEYLQQKTLDGDCPPYLFELAFYELALFDAKTSIEPFPHQAGIYLNPTALFLSLEFDVSKMLEQALAGEIEIIERPHVLCLFRDTHNKLHTMELDEDALELLQFLEDGPQSTREFVQNESQFEFLKKKGLIIEIS, from the coding sequence ATGAACTCATTACAAAAAATGTTTCCAAGCCTCACCCTTTTCTCTGACCTGAATTGGGAAGCAGTGACTGAAGAGTACGAAAGAGATTACATTGATCTTTCATTTCCCGAATACCTTCAGCAAAAGACTTTAGATGGAGATTGCCCTCCCTATCTGTTTGAACTCGCTTTCTATGAACTTGCGCTTTTTGATGCAAAAACTTCGATTGAACCTTTTCCTCATCAAGCAGGCATTTATTTAAATCCCACTGCTCTCTTTCTAAGTCTTGAATTTGATGTTTCGAAAATGTTAGAGCAAGCTTTGGCAGGCGAGATTGAAATCATTGAACGCCCTCATGTGCTTTGTCTTTTTAGAGACACTCACAACAAACTTCATACAATGGAACTAGATGAAGACGCGTTGGAGCTTTTGCAGTTCCTGGAAGATGGGCCGCAGTCAACTCGCGAGTTTGTCCAGAATGAATCGCAGTTTGAATTTCTAAAGAAGAAAGGTCTCATCATCGAGATTTCATAG
- a CDS encoding heavy-metal-associated domain-containing protein: protein MSTFKVSDMSCGHCEKAIKAELAKENPAAKVEVNLQDKTVTVDNVTDERVIFLLEEIGYTPEKMK, encoded by the coding sequence ATGAGTACTTTTAAAGTAAGTGATATGAGCTGTGGGCATTGTGAGAAGGCGATTAAGGCCGAACTTGCCAAAGAGAACCCAGCTGCCAAGGTAGAAGTTAATCTTCAAGATAAGACCGTGACCGTAGATAACGTAACTGACGAGCGCGTAATTTTCCTACTAGAAGAAATTGGTTATACTCCCGAAAAAATGAAATAA